A genomic window from Clostridium aceticum includes:
- a CDS encoding metal-dependent hydrolase: MDPISHGVIGLALYSLQNSPTITSAACVGAVIGSISPDIDIITRVKGDYVFLNHHRVETHSIPGVVILSGMITILLSFFYSSFSFYEVFLWTFIGGISHSFMDYLNSYGVSLLYPFTRKKYSLNLLMIYDPVIILLSLYSIFFMPRTAVQYFSMGMITFFYLACRYLDRSRLRKKLVRRFNNQYKIKNINVFPSDFNLLKWDYIVDTDSHYIVGEINSITSRNSIIKKLRKVVSPIIDRSLKHQLGIYFKEFTPVFHVDLIKEKEKLIVKMTDLRYRIKNEFKHHASFYYSLDENLLKSVFHPFSESNAIEIDCKKISG; the protein is encoded by the coding sequence ATGGATCCAATATCTCATGGTGTCATTGGTTTAGCACTATATAGTCTGCAAAATTCACCTACTATCACCAGTGCTGCCTGTGTAGGTGCTGTAATTGGTAGTATTTCCCCAGATATAGATATTATAACAAGAGTTAAAGGAGATTATGTGTTTTTAAACCATCATCGTGTAGAAACCCATTCTATTCCCGGAGTTGTAATATTATCAGGAATGATTACCATATTACTATCTTTTTTTTATTCTTCATTTTCATTTTATGAAGTTTTTTTATGGACATTTATAGGGGGGATATCCCACTCCTTCATGGACTATCTTAATTCCTATGGGGTATCTTTATTATATCCCTTCACTAGAAAAAAATATTCATTAAATCTGTTAATGATTTATGATCCAGTCATAATTCTTTTATCCCTATATAGTATATTTTTCATGCCAAGGACAGCAGTACAGTATTTTAGCATGGGAATGATTACATTTTTCTATCTAGCATGCCGATATTTAGACAGAAGTAGACTAAGAAAAAAGCTGGTGAGACGTTTTAACAACCAATATAAGATAAAAAACATAAATGTTTTTCCTTCAGACTTTAATCTTCTGAAATGGGATTATATTGTAGATACGGATAGCCACTATATTGTAGGGGAAATTAATAGCATTACCAGTAGAAATAGTATTATCAAAAAACTGAGAAAAGTAGTATCACCTATAATCGACCGATCGCTAAAACATCAATTAGGAATTTATTTTAAAGAGTTTACACCTGTTTTTCATGTAGATTTAATTAAAGAAAAAGAGAAGCTTATTGTAAAAATGACGGATTTAAGATATCGAATAAAAAATGAATTTAAACATCACGCAAGTTTTTACTATAGTCTGGATGAGAATCTATTGAAAAGCGTTTTTCATCCCTTTAGTGAAAGCAATGCTATAGAAATAGATTGTAAAAAAATCAGTGGATAG
- a CDS encoding RNA polymerase sigma factor, with amino-acid sequence MQHQEDVLIEKARRGDIESFELLIEAYQKKAFNIAYRILGNLEDANDVTQEALVKVYRSIHNFKGNSSFSTWLYSIVNNVCIDFIRKIKKQSFFILMANKNKELIQKNYQMK; translated from the coding sequence TTGCAACATCAAGAAGATGTTTTAATAGAAAAGGCTAGACGAGGAGATATCGAGAGCTTTGAGTTGTTAATTGAAGCTTATCAGAAAAAAGCCTTTAATATAGCTTATCGTATACTGGGGAACTTGGAAGATGCAAATGATGTGACCCAGGAAGCCTTAGTAAAAGTCTATCGATCGATTCACAATTTTAAAGGCAACAGTAGTTTTTCTACATGGCTTTATTCTATTGTAAATAATGTTTGTATAGATTTTATAAGAAAAATAAAAAAGCAAAGCTTCTTTATATTGATGGCCAACAAGAACAAGGAGCTTATACAAAAGAACTACCAGATGAAATGA
- a CDS encoding sigma-70 family RNA polymerase sigma factor gives MNTPECLFEKNEVKRMVHDAINQLNYEQRTIIVLRDIQGFSYQQIAEMLEISVGTVKSRINRGRNHLKLLISEGMKVTS, from the coding sequence ATGAATACTCCGGAGTGTTTATTTGAAAAAAATGAAGTAAAAAGAATGGTACATGACGCAATTAATCAATTGAACTATGAGCAAAGAACAATTATTGTTTTAAGAGATATTCAAGGTTTTAGTTATCAACAAATAGCTGAAATGCTTGAAATTTCTGTAGGTACGGTGAAGTCCCGCATCAATCGTGGGAGGAATCATCTAAAACTATTAATCAGTGAAGGAATGAAAGTGACTTCTTGA
- a CDS encoding DUF4349 domain-containing protein, giving the protein MDCKNIDNYISSYIDGYLTKQEKEDFEKHINQCEACKAQYDNLNLILDCVHEIEEVPLPKNFTMQLGEKLREEAVKDEESTDSSLDLKKKDISKKPFKKWRVIGGIAAGLLIMTMSATMLNNFSTKSSRDLINEEADAGMVMTGSREESAPQTFGMNRNTMAVEKEEQMLDFHQETLDGTITTAEAFRKVIQKGRITLQVENFEEVHEKVLTLVESTNGYVQHNDVYYHFFHRENPEESLKSAAMELKIPNKQFNNVFAELKALGNVVEENTSAKDITESYMDIENQVKNLQVQEERLRTILQQAEKVEDLLQIENELNRIRTEINHLTGTLKNYDHLVDMSTISLNITQVRDTSVAIQSINEGLWSRGKNSFIHSINRMLILFERLFVVFLGMLPPLMLLGIFAPLGYFSYKKLLKRK; this is encoded by the coding sequence ATGGATTGTAAAAATATAGATAATTATATCTCATCTTATATAGATGGCTATCTTACAAAGCAGGAAAAAGAAGATTTTGAAAAACATATAAATCAGTGTGAAGCCTGTAAAGCTCAATATGACAACTTAAACCTTATATTAGACTGTGTTCACGAAATAGAAGAAGTACCCTTACCTAAGAATTTTACGATGCAATTAGGAGAAAAGCTAAGGGAAGAAGCTGTTAAGGATGAAGAAAGTACAGATAGCAGTCTTGATCTAAAGAAAAAAGATATATCTAAAAAGCCCTTTAAAAAATGGAGAGTTATAGGGGGGATCGCTGCTGGCTTGTTGATTATGACAATGTCTGCTACAATGTTGAATAATTTTTCTACTAAATCTTCTAGAGATTTGATAAATGAAGAAGCTGACGCTGGTATGGTGATGACAGGATCTAGAGAGGAAAGTGCTCCACAAACCTTTGGAATGAATAGAAATACGATGGCTGTAGAAAAGGAAGAACAAATGTTAGACTTTCATCAGGAAACTTTAGATGGTACCATAACTACCGCTGAAGCCTTCCGAAAAGTTATCCAAAAAGGACGTATCACACTACAGGTAGAAAACTTCGAAGAAGTACATGAAAAAGTTTTGACATTGGTAGAGTCTACAAATGGTTATGTGCAGCACAATGACGTGTATTACCACTTTTTCCATCGGGAAAATCCAGAGGAATCTTTAAAAAGTGCTGCTATGGAGCTGAAAATACCTAATAAGCAGTTTAATAATGTATTTGCAGAGTTGAAAGCGCTAGGCAATGTGGTGGAGGAAAATACTTCTGCAAAAGATATTACAGAAAGCTATATGGATATTGAAAATCAGGTAAAAAACCTACAGGTTCAGGAAGAAAGATTAAGAACCATTTTACAGCAAGCAGAGAAGGTAGAGGATTTATTACAGATAGAAAATGAACTGAATAGAATAAGAACTGAGATTAATCATTTAACTGGTACCCTGAAAAACTATGATCATCTTGTGGATATGTCTACTATAAGCTTGAATATTACACAAGTTAGAGATACAAGTGTAGCAATACAATCTATTAATGAAGGATTATGGAGTAGAGGTAAGAATAGCTTTATTCACTCTATCAATCGTATGTTGATTTTGTTTGAAAGATTATTTGTTGTCTTTTTAGGCATGTTACCACCCCTCATGTTATTAGGGATCTTCGCACCATTAGGTTATTTTTCCTATAAAAAACTTTTAAAGAGAAAATGA
- the polA gene encoding DNA polymerase I: MEKKRIVIIDGNSLINRAFYALPPLTTKEGQHTNAIYGFMTMLFKVIEEYHPQYIGVAFDKKAPTFRHKEYGDYKAGRKKMPPELAEQMEPLKEVLDALNIYRIEIEGFEADDLIGTLAKYCEGQDFESLIVTGDRDALQLTSSSTKVLFTKKGISSLEIYDDQKVVEDFEVTPLQFIDLKGLMGDKSDNIPGVPGVGEKTAVKLIKEFGSIENLVQNTEKISAAKLREKIETNIQQAILSKRLATIVTDVPVEIQVENLKVEEFQKEKVLEVFSKYEFNTLINKLVGAQKEEDIKEDYQEESSVDVIDIKGFEALSQMIQQVQANRQILLKSITEEKNIVNNNIIAIGIGIADGKHYYIDLRDFEDKDKVIQQLKTLLEEESIEKISHDVKKELLHFYPYEIQVKNFVFDTMIGEYLVDPSKSSYSIKELAAQYFGENLLDEEELTGKGKAKVEIADIPREKLRKYLCQQVKVSYRLKNLLEKKIEELQLTELYYQVELPLTEVLASMEFRGIKVDKHMLENLKIEFKDKVDQLTAEIYDLAGDVFNINSPKQLGEILFDKLQLPPIKKTKTGYSTNVEVLEKLYDKHIIIPKILEYRQVTKLKTTYIDGLLNIINPITGRIHSSFHQTVTTTGRISSTEPNLQNIPIKLEMGRVLRKVFRAEEGYKLIDADYSQIELRVLAHISEDKNLLESFLKDQDVHTRTASEIFNVPLEEVTSSMRSSAKAVNFGIVYGISDFGLAENLKISRYDAKKYIDSYLEKYASVQKYMEEAVKTAKEKGYVLTLLSRRRYLPEIHSRNFNIRSFGERVAMNTPIQGSAADIIKIAMVKVYRRLQEGNFKSKLILQVHDELMVEAIDEELEKVSSIVKESMEEAMSMKVPLKVDLAYGQTWYDTK; this comes from the coding sequence ATGGAAAAAAAACGTATTGTTATTATAGATGGGAATAGTTTGATCAATAGAGCATTTTATGCACTGCCACCCTTAACTACAAAGGAAGGGCAACATACTAACGCTATTTATGGTTTTATGACGATGTTATTTAAGGTTATAGAAGAGTATCATCCACAGTACATAGGCGTGGCTTTTGATAAAAAAGCACCAACTTTTCGCCATAAAGAATATGGAGACTACAAAGCAGGAAGAAAAAAGATGCCTCCAGAGTTGGCAGAGCAAATGGAGCCATTAAAAGAGGTGTTAGATGCTCTTAATATCTATAGAATAGAAATCGAAGGTTTTGAAGCAGATGACTTAATTGGTACTTTAGCTAAATACTGTGAAGGGCAGGATTTTGAAAGTCTTATTGTAACCGGAGACAGAGATGCACTGCAGCTTACCTCTTCTAGTACAAAGGTTCTTTTTACTAAAAAAGGTATTTCTAGCTTAGAAATTTATGATGATCAAAAAGTGGTGGAGGATTTTGAAGTAACACCTTTACAGTTTATAGACTTAAAAGGGCTGATGGGGGACAAGTCTGATAATATCCCGGGAGTACCAGGGGTAGGGGAAAAAACAGCGGTGAAATTAATCAAGGAATTTGGTTCTATAGAAAACCTAGTACAAAATACCGAAAAAATCTCTGCTGCGAAGCTGAGAGAAAAAATTGAGACCAATATACAACAGGCTATTTTAAGTAAGCGATTAGCCACTATTGTCACTGATGTTCCGGTGGAAATTCAAGTAGAAAATCTAAAGGTGGAAGAGTTTCAAAAGGAAAAGGTGTTGGAGGTTTTTAGTAAGTATGAATTTAATACTCTAATCAACAAATTGGTAGGGGCACAGAAAGAAGAAGATATTAAAGAGGATTACCAAGAAGAGAGTAGTGTAGATGTCATTGATATAAAAGGTTTTGAAGCACTAAGTCAGATGATACAACAAGTCCAAGCCAATAGACAAATACTATTAAAGTCAATAACAGAAGAAAAAAATATTGTTAATAATAATATTATTGCTATAGGAATAGGTATTGCTGATGGTAAGCACTACTACATAGATTTAAGAGATTTTGAAGATAAAGATAAAGTAATACAGCAGTTAAAAACCTTATTAGAAGAAGAATCTATTGAAAAAATAAGTCATGATGTAAAAAAAGAACTACTACACTTTTATCCCTATGAGATTCAAGTAAAGAACTTTGTTTTTGATACCATGATTGGAGAATATTTAGTAGATCCCTCTAAGTCGAGTTATAGTATAAAAGAACTGGCGGCACAATACTTCGGAGAAAATTTACTGGATGAAGAAGAATTAACAGGAAAAGGCAAAGCTAAAGTAGAGATAGCAGATATACCTAGAGAAAAGCTAAGAAAGTACTTATGTCAGCAGGTGAAGGTGAGCTATCGTCTAAAGAATCTGCTTGAAAAAAAGATAGAAGAACTACAGCTAACAGAACTGTATTATCAGGTGGAATTGCCGCTGACAGAAGTGTTGGCCTCTATGGAATTTAGAGGGATTAAAGTAGATAAGCATATGTTGGAGAATTTGAAAATAGAATTTAAAGATAAGGTCGATCAACTAACAGCAGAAATTTATGATTTGGCTGGTGATGTCTTTAATATTAATTCCCCTAAGCAATTAGGAGAAATTTTATTTGATAAGTTGCAGCTACCTCCTATCAAGAAAACAAAAACAGGTTATTCTACCAACGTAGAAGTATTAGAGAAGCTTTATGATAAACATATTATTATACCAAAAATCTTAGAATACAGACAGGTGACAAAGCTTAAAACCACTTATATTGATGGGCTGTTAAACATTATCAACCCTATTACAGGAAGAATCCACTCTAGTTTTCATCAGACGGTAACTACTACTGGCAGGATTTCCAGTACAGAACCTAATTTGCAAAATATACCTATAAAATTAGAGATGGGAAGGGTTCTTAGAAAAGTATTTCGAGCAGAAGAAGGATACAAACTTATCGATGCGGATTACTCACAGATAGAATTAAGGGTATTAGCACATATTTCTGAGGATAAAAATCTTTTAGAATCCTTTCTAAAGGATCAAGATGTACATACCAGAACAGCATCAGAGATTTTTAATGTGCCGCTTGAGGAGGTTACATCTTCAATGAGAAGTAGTGCAAAAGCTGTAAACTTTGGAATTGTTTATGGTATAAGTGACTTCGGATTGGCAGAAAACTTAAAAATTTCTAGATATGATGCAAAAAAATATATAGACAGCTACCTTGAGAAATATGCTTCTGTTCAAAAATATATGGAAGAAGCAGTGAAAACAGCAAAAGAAAAGGGTTATGTATTGACTTTGCTGAGTCGCAGAAGGTATTTGCCAGAGATTCATTCTAGAAACTTTAATATCCGATCTTTCGGAGAAAGAGTAGCTATGAACACACCTATTCAAGGAAGTGCTGCGGATATTATAAAAATAGCTATGGTAAAGGTATATAGAAGATTACAAGAAGGAAACTTTAAGTCAAAGTTAATTCTACAGGTGCATGATGAATTAATGGTTGAGGCTATAGATGAGGAATTAGAAAAAGTATCTAGCATAGTAAAAGAGTCTATGGAGGAAGCTATGAGCATGAAGGTACCGCTAAAAGTAGATTTAGCTTATGGTCAGACGTGGTATGATACAAAATAA
- the coaE gene encoding dephospho-CoA kinase (Dephospho-CoA kinase (CoaE) performs the final step in coenzyme A biosynthesis.): MKIIGLTGGIASGKSTVSKILENLGAVIIDADIIARKIVEKGKPALKDIVAYFGEEVLLENGELNRKKLGSIVFKEPLALKKLNEITHSRIKEEILKEINWYKQYQPNHVIIVDAALLIETNLKDIVEEVWLVVVSEEQQKHRLMERDQLTAKEAEDRITAQMAIGEKLSYAHKLISNQGSYEELEKQVKKIWEMMEKT, encoded by the coding sequence ATGAAGATCATAGGATTGACTGGTGGCATTGCCAGTGGAAAAAGCACTGTATCTAAGATATTAGAAAATTTAGGGGCTGTAATTATAGATGCGGATATAATAGCAAGGAAAATTGTTGAAAAGGGTAAACCAGCCCTCAAAGATATCGTGGCATACTTTGGAGAAGAAGTACTATTAGAAAATGGGGAACTAAATAGAAAAAAGCTGGGAAGTATTGTTTTTAAGGAACCTTTAGCTTTAAAAAAACTAAATGAAATTACTCATAGTAGGATTAAAGAGGAAATACTGAAAGAAATAAATTGGTATAAACAATATCAGCCTAATCATGTTATAATAGTAGATGCTGCTTTATTGATAGAGACAAATTTAAAGGATATTGTAGAAGAAGTTTGGCTTGTAGTAGTATCAGAAGAACAGCAGAAACATAGGCTTATGGAACGGGATCAACTAACAGCCAAGGAAGCAGAGGATCGTATCACGGCTCAAATGGCTATAGGTGAAAAGTTGTCCTATGCCCATAAACTCATAAGTAACCAGGGGAGTTATGAGGAATTAGAAAAACAAGTGAAAAAAATATGGGAGATGATGGAAAAGACATAG
- a CDS encoding lytic transglycosylase domain-containing protein yields the protein MLIILSKKFMRFIATIFFIIVIVVALQNGRWLIRIVYPMHYRDLIESHAQEYNVDPYLVAAIIRNESKFNPNAISRREARGLMQIAPITGQWASERLAIENYHEEMLYDPDLNIKIGCWYLDILHKEFDDSLELIVAAYNAGNGNVTKWLQNPQYSKDGKTLDEIPFGETRIYLKKVLRDYKIYQWVYRK from the coding sequence TTGCTAATTATTCTATCAAAAAAATTTATGCGTTTTATTGCAACTATCTTCTTTATCATTGTGATAGTAGTTGCCCTTCAAAATGGAAGATGGTTAATCAGGATTGTTTATCCAATGCATTATAGAGATCTTATTGAGAGTCACGCCCAAGAGTATAATGTTGATCCTTATCTTGTGGCGGCGATTATACGCAATGAAAGTAAATTTAATCCCAATGCCATATCTAGGAGAGAAGCTAGAGGATTGATGCAGATTGCTCCTATAACGGGGCAATGGGCTTCAGAAAGACTTGCTATTGAAAACTATCATGAGGAAATGCTCTATGATCCTGATTTAAATATTAAGATAGGTTGTTGGTATCTAGATATATTGCATAAGGAATTCGATGATAGTCTAGAACTGATTGTTGCTGCCTATAATGCGGGAAATGGAAATGTGACAAAGTGGCTACAAAATCCACAGTATAGTAAAGATGGTAAGACTTTGGATGAAATTCCCTTTGGTGAAACAAGAATCTATCTTAAAAAAGTCCTTAGAGATTACAAAATTTATCAATGGGTTTATAGAAAGTAA
- a CDS encoding peptide ABC transporter substrate-binding protein: MGIKKYLAIFLIITMAFLMMACDTEEVEEQLEDEEEIIENYEPADGGTLKVSVTRFNTLNPIYNSKYSLFQLQHLIYEGLLTFDQNMNVNPLLAESWRIAEDGQSLEMTLRQNVTWHDGTPFTAEDVIFTINLIKGNIRNATATSTFRQSLQLVSDVKEVREGIILINFSRPISNNLEMMTFPILPQHLFEGNNISKINATDFPIIGTGPYQLKEYETMRSIKLMRNSNYWGQKPYIEEVQAVIVPDLEAQLAVFENGDIDLVQPTSIDWAKYTENRRMKVYEYVSHDYEFLGFNFRNPLLQDKNIRQAIAYGIDRHKLINNIYLGHGTVVDVPVYPLSGIYDEASLRYGYNSNQALELLNNSGYSYHGQDNIQSNENGNPLIFTLITNKENILREKTAFFIEDELEKLGIKINVEILEWEEYNERINRGNFDLMLGGWELSYLPDLSFAFHSSRVGGSNFISYRDEEMDQLIEASLRATAPVERQQAYSDLQQHIVEELPYASLFFRNGAIAVRDRIKGDFAPNNYNLFNGIEGWFINTK; the protein is encoded by the coding sequence ATGGGTATAAAAAAATATTTAGCGATATTTTTAATAATCACAATGGCTTTCTTGATGATGGCCTGTGATACAGAAGAAGTAGAAGAGCAATTGGAAGATGAAGAAGAAATCATAGAAAACTATGAACCAGCTGATGGAGGGACTTTAAAAGTATCTGTTACTAGGTTTAATACTTTAAATCCAATTTATAATAGTAAGTATAGTTTATTTCAGCTACAACATTTAATCTACGAAGGTTTGCTGACCTTTGATCAAAACATGAATGTGAATCCTTTGCTAGCGGAAAGCTGGAGAATTGCTGAAGATGGTCAAAGCCTTGAAATGACTCTGCGGCAAAATGTTACTTGGCATGACGGTACCCCCTTTACAGCAGAAGATGTGATTTTTACTATTAATTTAATTAAAGGTAACATAAGAAATGCTACTGCCACCTCTACTTTTAGGCAAAGTCTACAACTAGTGTCTGATGTAAAAGAAGTAAGAGAAGGGATTATTCTTATCAACTTCTCTAGACCTATTAGCAATAATTTAGAGATGATGACTTTTCCTATTTTGCCCCAACATTTATTTGAAGGAAATAATATAAGTAAAATAAATGCTACGGATTTTCCTATAATTGGTACTGGTCCTTATCAACTAAAAGAGTATGAGACGATGAGAAGCATTAAATTAATGAGAAATAGTAACTACTGGGGACAAAAACCTTATATTGAGGAAGTGCAGGCGGTGATTGTTCCAGATTTGGAAGCACAACTAGCGGTTTTTGAAAATGGTGACATTGATCTAGTACAGCCAACATCCATTGATTGGGCAAAATATACAGAGAACAGAAGGATGAAAGTATATGAGTATGTTTCCCATGACTATGAATTTTTAGGTTTTAACTTCAGAAATCCTCTTTTGCAGGACAAAAATATAAGACAAGCCATCGCCTATGGTATTGATCGACACAAGCTAATCAATAATATTTATTTAGGACACGGCACTGTAGTAGATGTACCCGTATATCCTTTATCAGGCATCTATGATGAAGCCAGTCTGAGATATGGCTACAACTCAAATCAAGCACTAGAACTATTGAATAACAGTGGATATTCCTATCATGGGCAGGATAATATCCAATCTAATGAAAATGGTAACCCCTTAATCTTTACCTTGATCACCAATAAAGAAAATATTTTAAGAGAAAAAACTGCTTTTTTTATTGAAGATGAGTTAGAGAAGCTAGGTATAAAAATAAATGTTGAGATATTAGAATGGGAAGAGTACAATGAAAGGATCAATAGAGGCAACTTTGACCTAATGTTGGGGGGATGGGAGCTGTCTTATCTTCCAGATCTATCCTTTGCTTTTCATTCTTCAAGGGTAGGGGGAAGCAATTTCATTTCCTATAGAGATGAGGAAATGGATCAACTTATAGAAGCAAGTCTTAGAGCTACGGCCCCAGTAGAAAGACAGCAAGCCTATAGTGACTTGCAGCAACATATTGTAGAAGAACTACCTTATGCCAGTTTATTTTTTAGAAATGGTGCTATTGCAGTAAGAGATAGAATAAAAGGAGATTTTGCACCAAACAATTATAATCTATTTAATGGAATAGAAGGTTGGTTCATCAATACAAAATAG
- a CDS encoding YwbE family protein: MDGTIRENIKQGTKVRVVQKQDQRSGKLTEGVVLKVLTNSQTHPHGIKVMLEGGVVGRVKEILS; encoded by the coding sequence ATGGATGGAACTATACGAGAAAATATTAAGCAGGGTACAAAAGTAAGAGTTGTACAAAAACAGGATCAACGCTCTGGAAAACTAACAGAAGGTGTAGTTTTAAAAGTTCTTACAAACTCCCAGACGCATCCTCATGGTATTAAAGTGATGCTGGAGGGTGGGGTTGTTGGTAGGGTTAAGGAAATATTAAGTTGA
- a CDS encoding sigma-70 family RNA polymerase sigma factor, with protein sequence MLDNEIIDLFYERSEQAIMELSKKYGSVCRKVARNILNNDLDAEECVNDSFLGAWNSIPPQNPNPLLTYICRIVRNLSVKKYHKNTALKRNSFYDATLDELEDCLASPVNVETELTAKELTLLLDSFLDTLDKENRMMFVRRYWYSDSIADIAVRFQYSSNNVTVRLFRTRNKLQIYLRKAGFEI encoded by the coding sequence TTGCTCGATAATGAAATCATTGACTTGTTCTATGAGCGCTCGGAGCAGGCAATCATGGAATTATCAAAAAAATATGGCTCAGTATGTAGAAAAGTCGCCAGAAATATTTTGAACAACGATCTTGACGCAGAAGAATGTGTCAACGACTCCTTTTTAGGAGCATGGAATAGTATACCGCCTCAAAACCCAAATCCTTTGCTGACATATATTTGCCGTATTGTCCGAAACCTCTCGGTCAAAAAATATCATAAGAACACTGCTCTTAAGCGAAATAGTTTTTATGATGCTACATTGGATGAGTTGGAGGATTGTCTTGCGTCGCCGGTCAATGTAGAAACGGAATTAACCGCAAAGGAATTAACGCTGCTATTAGATAGTTTTCTTGATACCTTAGATAAAGAAAATCGCATGATGTTTGTGCGCCGCTATTGGTATTCAGATTCCATAGCTGATATTGCAGTAAGGTTTCAGTACAGTAGTAACAATGTTACTGTCCGTCTTTTCCGTACTCGGAACAAATTACAAATTTATTTACGAAAGGCAGGTTTTGAAATATGA
- a CDS encoding tetratricopeptide repeat protein, whose product MLVSRIKFIISTFIIMLTLAVLIKNVVVAGVITFIVVIIGYIVISYVRSIKRVNLIEEQCDPQAFLEATERQRNITGTDRKINAYLNIDKAAGLILMGEFQRAKEVLFSIDKSYLSAKNGTLLAYTINLISCLYELGEISEAEELFETQVPILPPVNKKMIQAMKLLVAERFFFLNRLEESKESFHQLLKMKISKRIQLGILYRLAQVNEKIVDTISAQKQYKEVADHGNKLWIAVQAKKQLEQM is encoded by the coding sequence ATGCTTGTAAGTCGAATCAAATTTATCATTAGTACGTTTATAATAATGCTTACTTTAGCTGTATTGATAAAGAATGTTGTTGTAGCAGGAGTAATTACCTTTATTGTTGTAATTATTGGTTATATTGTTATATCATATGTACGTAGCATAAAAAGAGTTAATTTGATTGAGGAACAATGTGATCCACAGGCTTTTCTAGAAGCTACAGAAAGGCAAAGAAATATAACTGGTACAGATCGAAAAATAAATGCATATTTAAATATTGATAAAGCAGCAGGACTTATTTTAATGGGAGAATTTCAAAGAGCAAAAGAAGTTCTATTTTCAATTGATAAATCTTATTTATCTGCTAAAAATGGTACTTTACTAGCGTATACAATTAATTTGATTTCTTGTCTATATGAATTGGGAGAAATTTCTGAGGCGGAGGAATTATTTGAAACACAGGTTCCAATATTGCCACCAGTTAATAAAAAGATGATTCAAGCTATGAAATTACTTGTTGCAGAAAGATTCTTCTTTTTAAATAGACTTGAAGAAAGTAAGGAGAGTTTTCATCAATTGCTTAAGATGAAAATAAGTAAACGAATACAGTTAGGAATATTATATAGACTAGCACAAGTAAATGAAAAAATTGTAGATACAATATCTGCACAGAAGCAATATAAAGAAGTAGCGGATCATGGTAATAAGTTATGGATAGCAGTACAGGCTAAAAAACAACTAGAGCAGATGTAG
- a CDS encoding DUF6897 domain-containing protein produces the protein MRKAVMIKRKKKRGLKNIMNEVIKKYIGKSCKISTGSFGTTIVGKIIDVNENWIEVETKKGNELVNAEFIQNIKINS, from the coding sequence ATGCGAAAAGCAGTAATGATAAAAAGAAAGAAAAAAAGGGGGTTGAAAAATATAATGAACGAAGTAATCAAAAAGTATATTGGGAAAAGTTGCAAAATAAGCACAGGGTCATTTGGAACAACTATAGTAGGGAAAATAATTGATGTAAATGAAAACTGGATTGAAGTTGAAACTAAAAAAGGCAATGAACTTGTAAATGCAGAATTTATACAGAATATCAAAATAAATTCATAA